From one Magnolia sinica isolate HGM2019 chromosome 18, MsV1, whole genome shotgun sequence genomic stretch:
- the LOC131232994 gene encoding L-lactate dehydrogenase B-like, with protein sequence MANNSSPSPLFSSPTMGLGLDIAHHAFFKPIDQSAPPPTKRPTKVSVVGAGNVGMAIAQTILTQDLVDELALVDAKPDKLRGEMLDLQHAAAFLPRTRILASVDYNITAQSDLCIVTAGARQIPGESRLNLLQRNLTLFRNIIPQLVHYSPDSILLIVSNPVDILTYVAWKLSGLPPNRVIGSGTNLDSSRFRFLIADHLDVNAQDVQADIVGEHGDSSVALWSSISVGGVPILSFLEKQEIGYEKETLERIHKAVVGSAYEVIKLKGYTSWAIGYSVASLVRTLLRDQRRIHPVSVLAKGFYGIESGEVFLSLPVQLGRGGVVGVTNVHLSDDEVQQLRVSAETILEVQNHLGI encoded by the exons atgGCAAACAACTCTTCTCCATCACCTCTCTTCTCATCTCCAACGATGGGCTTAGGCCTAGACATAGCCCACCACGCCTTCTTCAAGCCCATCGATCAATCCGCCCCTCCTCCCACCAAACGCCCCACCAAAGTTTCTGTCGTTGGCGCCGGCAACGTTGGCATGGCCATTGCTCAGACCATCCTAACCCAAGACCTTGTAGACGAGCTTGCCCTCGTCGACGCCAAGCCCGACAAACTCCGTGGCGAGATGCTCGATCTCCAGCATGCGGCTGCATTCCTTCCACGCACCCGCATCCTCGCTTCCGTCGACTACAACATCACTGCTCAGTCCGACCTCTGCATTGTCACTGCCGGAGCGCGTCAGATACCCGGCGAGTCGCGGCTCAATCTGCTACAGCGGAATCTGACCCTCTTTAGGAATATAATTCCTCAGCTCGTTCATTACTCACCAGATTCGATACTCCTTATCGTTTCCAACCCAGTGGATATTCTGACCTACGTTGCATGGAAACTTTCTGGGCTTCCACCCAACCGAGTCATTGGATCAGGGACGAATCTTGACTCGTCCAGGTTCAGGTTTCTGATTGCGGACCATCTGGACGTCAATGCGCAGGACGTGCAG GCCGACATCGTGGGGGAGCACGGCGACAGCTCGGTGGCGCTGTGGTCGAGTATAAGCGTAGGGGGAGTGCCGATTCTGAGCTTCCTAGAGAAGCAAGAGATAGGCTATGAGAAGGAGACGCTGGAGAGAATCCACAAAGCTGTAGTCGGGTCAGCTTATGAAGTTATCAAGCTCAAGGGCTACACCTCGTGGGCCATTGGCTATTCTGTAGCGAGCCTGGTGAGAACACTACTCAGGGACCAGAGGCGGATACACCCAGTTTCAGTCCTTGCCAAGGGCTTCTATGGGATCGAGAGTGGGGAGGTGTTCTTGAGCCTGCCTGTGCAGCTCGGGAGAGGTGGGGTGGTCGGTGTGACCAACGTTCACCTGAGCGATGACGAGGTGCAGCAGCTCAGGGTTTCGGCCGAGACCATCTTGGAGGTCCAAAACCATCTGGGGATATGA